A single genomic interval of Helianthus annuus cultivar XRQ/B chromosome 13, HanXRQr2.0-SUNRISE, whole genome shotgun sequence harbors:
- the LOC110901249 gene encoding uncharacterized protein LOC110901249 yields MYIQCFQQLNPQTKRKLIEVSTPLISFSGEVVRPIGQITLPTTFKDGSKSRTVPLTFLVVRTHSSHNIILGRPGLRALGAISSTIHGAIKFPTEAGVATICSESNSLVAEVRHTAETSSKKSEVPTELWAINPDFPEQQVAIGAQLPKRTKKLLWELLSNSIDVFAWKHSDMQGVPRSMAQHHLNVKDSVKPIAQRKRHMAPDRAKAIAKDVKSLLDAGIIREVRYQTWVSNPVMVRKKDNSWRMCIDFTDLNNACPKDCFPLPEIDEKIDSVATFRLKCFLDAYKGYHQIQMAVEDEDKTAFVTNEGVFCFTKMPFGLKNAGATYQRLMNKAFKDQIERNVEVYVDDIVIKSHDEAAMLKDILETFTRLRSINMKLNPKKCTFGVEEGKFLGVMVGSKGLRANPDKIDAVLTMKPPTSVKEIQSLNGRLAALHRFLSKAADRSLPFMDVLRKSFRSEFKWTGEAARAFEELKTCLGTLPTLTVPEEDEVLTVYLAASFGAISAVLVAHRTGKQIPIYYVSRTLKDYETRYSNLEKLALALVHASRRLRLYLQAHPIEVRTDQRIQHVLRRPEVSGRMAKWAIELGAFNITFRTKGPLKGQVIADFLVEIPEGNGTEEADKAPEKPWSLYTDGASSAEGSGAGLILTDPDGTDVTYALQLEFKSSNNEAEYEALLAGLRLAQRVGAKNVIAHVDSLLVANQVNGEYEAREANMIEYLEQVRQAMASFEACRVEHIPRSKNKKADALSKLASVSFSHLAKKVRVEVLAAPSIAAPQVMQVEAPPQTWMTPIINYLVHDVLPTDKAEARKIQINSLQYQMQEGGVYRKTFLGPLLKCLDPEQASYIIREIHYGICGIHAGPKMIVTKVKNAGYYWPGMHESAVKELQQCDECQRHAPISLRAKNEMIPVTAAWPFQKWGVDIVGPFPRSSGSAQYLLVAVDYFTKWVEARPFTTISGYNVTRFFWEQIVCRFGIPLYIISDNAKQFAENPFKRWCESLKINQVFSSVAHPQGNGQVEQINRRIVDDIKRRLGQEGKGWADELPNVLWAHRTLHKTSNGETPFSLTYGTEAVIPAEIGLPNQRCKNWEENERELRSNLDLLEERRNIAAIKEARYKKKIEKYYNARAKIYKFKVGDYVLRNNDASRAETPGKLTPKWEGPYRVKEASEKGSYVLEKLDGTPVPRTWNGVHLKKCFM; encoded by the coding sequence ATGTACATTCAATGTTTCCAGCAGCTGAATCCCCAAACAAAAAGGAAGTTGATCGAAGTATCTACCCCACTGATAAGCTTCTCAGGAGAAGTAGTACGTCCGATAGGACAGATTACTCTTCCAACCACATTCAAAGACGGTAGCAAAAGCAGGACGGTACCACTAACCTTCCTTGTTGTTCGAACTCATTCTTCGCACAACATAATACTCGGGCGGCCCGGGTTACGAGCTCTTGGAGCAATCAGTTCAACAATACACGGAGCTATTAAGTTCCCTACCGAAGCCGGTGTTGCAACCATCTGTTCAGAATCGAATTCATTGGTCGCTGAAGTAAGACATACAGCAGAAACAAGCTCTAAAAAGTCTGAAGTACCTACGGAGCTGTGGGCAATCAATCCGGATTTCCCCGAACAACAAGTAGCTATCGGCGCTCAACTCCCAAAACGAACGAAAAAACTTTTATGGGAATTATTAAGCAACTCGATAGACGTCTTTGCGTGGAAGCACTCCGATATGCAGGGAGTCCCCAGATCTATGGCACAACATCACCTAAACGTAAAAGATTCAGTCAAACCAATAGCACAAAGAAAGAGACACATGGCGCCGGATCGAGCCAAAGCCATTGCAAAAGACGTTAAAAGTCTCCTAGACGCAGGCATCATTCGGGAGGTTCGGTATCAAACATGGGTATCAAACCCCGTTATGGTACGAAAAAAAGATAACTCAtggagaatgtgcatcgacttcaCCGATCTAAACAATGCGTGCCCAAAAGATTGTTTTCCTCTCCCGGAGATTGATGAGAAGATTGACTCCGTTGCAACGTTCAGGCTAAAGTGTTTTCTGGATGCCTACAAAGGCTATCATCAAATACAAATGGCGGTCGAAGATGAGGATAAGACGGCCTTCGTCACCAATGAAGGAGTGTTTTGTTTTACCAAGATGCCGTTTGGTTTGAAAAACGCCGGTGCTACGTACCAGCGTCTGATGAACAAAGCTTTTAAGGACCAGATCGAACGAAACGTGGAGGTGTACGTCGATGACATCGTGATAAAAAGTCATGATGAGGCCGCCATGCTAAAAGACATACTCGAAACATTTACTCGGCTCCGAAGCATCAACATGAAATTAAATCCGAAAAAATGTACATTCGGGGTAGAAGAAGGCAAGTTTCTCGGAGTCATGGTCGGGTCAAAAGGCTTACGAGCCAACCCGGACAAGATTGACGCTGTTCTTACAATGAAGCCCCCGACATCGGTTAAGGAAATTCAGTCCTTAAATGGACGATTGGCTGCTCTCCATCGGTTTTTGTCAAAAGCTGCAGACCGATCGCTCCCATTCATGGACGTTCTCAGAAAGAGCTTTAGATCAGAGTTTAAATGGACGGGAGAGGCCGCACGAGCTTTCGAAGAGCTTAAAACATGTTTGGGCACCTTGCCAACTCTCACCGTACCAGAAGAAGATGAGGTGTTAACGGTATATTTAGCCGCATCGTTCGGAGCCATTAGCGCGGTACTAGTTGCCCACCGAACTGGAAAACAAATCCCCATCTATTATGTAAGTCGAACGTTAAAAGACTACGAAACAAGATATTCAAACTTGGAAAAATTAGCCTTGGCCCTAGTCCATGCTTCAAGAAGGCTTCGCCTATACTTACAGGCCCATCCAATTGAGGTACGAACGGACCAGAGAATCCAACACGTTCTCCGACGACCCGAGGTCTCAGGCCGAATGGCGAAATGGGCGATTGAGTTGGGTGCATTCAACATCACCTTCCGAACTAAAGGTCCGTTGAAAGGACAAGTGATAGCGGATTTTTTGGTCGAAATACCAGAGGGGAACGGAACTGAAGAGGCAGATAAAGCTCCAGAGAAGCCATGGTCCTTGTATACCGACGGTGCCTCTAGTGCTGAAGGATCAGGAGCGGGCCTAATTCTCACCGATCCAGACGGAACGGATGTCACGTATGCGCTCCAGCTAGAATTCAAGAGTTCCAACAacgaggctgagtatgaagccctcTTAGCTGGCCTACGCCTAGCACAGAGAGTCGGAGCAAAGAATGTTATAGCCCATGTAGATTCGCTGCTCGTAGCAAATCAGGTAAACGGAGAATACGAGGCGAGGGAAGCAAACATGATCGAGTATCTCGAACAAGTAAGGCAGGCAATGGCTTCGTTCGAAGCATGTAGGGTCGAGCATATCCCCCGTAGCAAAAACAAAAAGGCGGATGCGTTGAGCAAGTTGGCATCGGTATCATTCAGTCACCTAGCCAAAAAAGTAAGAGTGGAAGTTTTAGCTGCACCGTCAATCGCAGCTCCGCAAGTAATGCAGGTCGAAGCTCCACCACAAACATGGATGACGCCGATAATTAACTATTTGGTGCATGACGTTCTGCCAACCGACAAAGCGGAAGCAAGGAAGATTCAGATCAACTCCCTCCAGTATCAGATGCAGGAAGGAGGTGTGTACCGAAAGACCTTTCTCGGGCCGTTGCTAAAATGTCTGGACCCGGAGCAAGCTAGTTATATCATCCGGGAAATACACTATGGCATCTGTGGTATCCACGCCGGACCCAAAATGATCGTAACAAAGGTAAAAAACGCagggtactactggcccgggatgcatgAAAGCGCCGTTAAAGAGCTACAACAATGTGACGAATGTCAAAGGCACGCACCAATCAGCCTCCGAGCTAAAAACGAAATGATACCAGTAACCGCCGCATGGCCTTTCCAAAAATGGGGCGTTGATATCGTCGGACCTTTTCCAAGATCAAGCGGAAGCGCTCAATATCTGTTGGTCGCGGtggattatttcaccaagtgggtagaagCTCGGCCGTTCACAACCATCTCCGGCTATAATGTGACACGATTCTTCTGGGAACAAATAGTATGCCGATTTGGTATTCCGCTCTACATCATAAGTGACAATGCAAAACAGTTTGCAGAAAATCCCTTCAAGCGATGGTGTGAAAGTTTAAAAATCAACCAAGTTTTTTCCTCGGTTGCCCACCCCCAGGGCAACGGGCAGGTTGAACAGATCAATCGGCGCATCGTCGACGACATAAAAAGAAGGCTAGGTCAGGAGGGAAAAGGTTGGGCGGACGAATTACCAAACGTCCTGTGGGCGCACCGAACACTGCACAAGACCAGCAACGGAGAAACACCGTTTAGCCTGACTTACGGTACTGAAGCAGTGATTCCGGCCGAGATCGGACTCCCAAATCAAAGGTGCAAGAATTGGGAAGAAAACgaacgtgaactccggtccaacCTTGACCTGTTGGAAGAACGCCGAAACATAGCGGCAATCAAAGAGGCCCGGTATAAGAAGAAAATCGAAAAGTATTACAATGCTCGGGCTAAAATCTACAAGTTCAAAGTTGGAGACTATGTGCTCCGAAACAACGACGCAAGTCGCGCCGAAACCCCCGGCAAACTAACCCCAAAGTGGGAAGGGCCATACCGAGTCAAGGAAGCCAGTGAGAAGGGCTCGTATGTGCTGGAAAAGCTCGACGGAACCCCAGTGCCTCGAACATGGAATGGGGTGCACTTGAAAAAGTGTTTCATGTAA